One Micromonospora sp. WMMD812 genomic window carries:
- the clpB gene encoding ATP-dependent chaperone ClpB has product MNTERLTTKSRETITGAVALANQRGHATVEPWHLLLSLLDTDGSTAAGLLRAVGADPAELRRVAQRAVDGLPAARGSSIAEPTLAREFVNAIGAAEQIARPLGDEYTSTEHLLAGLARVGGAVASALKTAGATEENLVAAFPTVRGGDRRVTTADPEQTYQALAKYGVDLTASARAGKIDPVIGRDSEIRRVIQVLSRRTKNNPVLIGEPGVGKTAIVEGLAQRIVAGDVPESLRDKKLVSLDLGAMVAGASYRGQFEERLKSVLEEIKNSDGQVITFLDELHTVVGAGKGEGSMDAGNMLKPMLARGELRMVGATTLDEYREHIEKDPALERRFQPVLVGEPTIEDTIGILRGLKERYEVHHGVRITDAALVAAATLSDRYITDRFLPDKAIDLVDESASRLRMEIDSRPVEVDEIERAVRRLEIEEMALAKEPDAASAERLERLRKELADKREQLTALSERWKLEKDHITKLSTAKEELERLGGEAERAERDGELERAAELRYGRIPTLKAELARAEEELAGLQADGAMLKEEVGADDIAAVVASWTGIPAGRLLEGETAKLLRMEESLRARVVGQPEAVGAVSDAVRRARAGVADPDRPTGSFLFLGPTGVGKTELAKALAEFLFDDERAMVRIDMSEYGEKHSVARLVGAPPGYVGYEEGGQLTEAVRRRPYSVILLDEVEKAHPDVFDILLQVLDDGRLTDGQGRTVDFRNAILILTSNLGSSVISDLTLAEEQRREGVLAVVRSHFKPEFLNRLDDIVVFAALRGDDLRSIVDIQLDRLRRRLADRRLGLEITEAARGWLAEHGYDPIYGARPLRRLVQSAIGDQLAKALLAGQIRDGQTVKVDLTDTKDNLTVTPA; this is encoded by the coding sequence ATGAACACGGAACGTCTCACCACCAAGAGCCGCGAAACCATCACCGGTGCCGTCGCGCTGGCGAACCAGCGCGGCCACGCCACCGTGGAGCCCTGGCACCTGCTGCTGTCACTGCTGGACACCGACGGCTCGACCGCCGCCGGTCTGCTGCGCGCCGTCGGGGCCGACCCCGCCGAGCTGCGCCGGGTCGCCCAGCGCGCGGTCGACGGCCTGCCCGCCGCGCGCGGGTCCAGCATCGCCGAGCCGACCCTCGCTCGCGAGTTCGTCAACGCCATCGGCGCCGCCGAGCAGATCGCCCGGCCGCTGGGCGACGAGTACACCTCCACCGAGCACCTGCTGGCCGGCCTGGCCCGGGTGGGCGGCGCGGTGGCGAGCGCGCTCAAGACCGCCGGCGCCACCGAGGAGAACCTGGTCGCCGCGTTCCCGACCGTTCGCGGCGGTGACCGGCGGGTCACCACCGCCGACCCGGAGCAGACCTACCAGGCCCTGGCCAAGTACGGCGTCGACCTGACCGCCAGCGCTCGGGCCGGCAAGATCGACCCGGTCATCGGCCGGGACTCGGAGATCCGCCGGGTGATCCAGGTGCTGTCCCGGCGTACGAAGAACAACCCGGTGCTCATCGGCGAGCCGGGCGTCGGCAAGACCGCGATCGTCGAGGGGCTGGCCCAGCGGATCGTCGCCGGCGACGTGCCGGAGTCGCTGCGGGACAAGAAGCTCGTCTCGCTCGACCTGGGCGCGATGGTCGCCGGCGCGTCGTACCGCGGGCAGTTCGAGGAGCGGCTGAAGTCCGTCCTGGAGGAGATCAAGAACTCCGACGGACAGGTCATCACGTTCCTCGACGAGCTGCACACCGTGGTCGGCGCCGGCAAGGGCGAGGGCTCGATGGACGCCGGCAACATGCTCAAGCCGATGCTGGCCCGCGGTGAGCTGCGCATGGTGGGCGCCACCACGCTGGACGAGTACCGCGAGCACATCGAGAAGGACCCGGCACTGGAGCGACGCTTCCAGCCGGTGCTGGTCGGCGAGCCGACGATCGAGGACACCATCGGCATCCTGCGTGGCCTCAAGGAGCGCTACGAGGTGCACCATGGCGTACGCATCACCGACGCCGCGCTGGTCGCCGCCGCCACCCTCTCCGACCGCTACATCACCGACCGGTTCCTGCCGGACAAGGCGATCGACCTGGTCGACGAGTCCGCGTCCCGGCTCCGGATGGAGATCGACTCCCGCCCGGTCGAGGTGGACGAGATCGAGCGGGCGGTGCGCCGGCTGGAGATCGAGGAGATGGCGCTGGCCAAGGAGCCGGACGCCGCCTCCGCAGAGCGGCTGGAGCGACTGCGCAAGGAGTTGGCCGACAAGCGCGAGCAGCTGACCGCGCTCTCCGAGCGCTGGAAGCTGGAGAAGGACCACATCACCAAGCTCTCCACCGCCAAGGAGGAGCTGGAGCGGCTCGGTGGCGAGGCCGAGCGCGCCGAGCGCGACGGCGAGCTGGAGCGGGCCGCCGAGCTGCGGTACGGCCGCATCCCGACGCTCAAGGCCGAGTTGGCGCGGGCCGAGGAGGAGTTGGCCGGTCTCCAGGCCGACGGCGCGATGCTCAAGGAGGAGGTCGGCGCCGACGACATCGCCGCCGTGGTCGCCTCCTGGACCGGCATCCCGGCCGGCCGCCTGCTCGAGGGTGAGACCGCCAAGCTGCTCCGCATGGAGGAGTCGCTGCGGGCCCGCGTGGTCGGCCAGCCCGAGGCCGTCGGCGCGGTCTCCGACGCGGTCCGCCGCGCCCGGGCCGGCGTGGCCGACCCGGACCGCCCGACCGGCAGCTTCCTCTTCCTCGGCCCGACCGGTGTCGGCAAGACCGAGCTGGCCAAGGCGCTCGCCGAGTTCCTCTTCGACGACGAGCGGGCCATGGTCCGCATCGACATGAGCGAGTACGGCGAGAAGCACTCCGTCGCCCGGCTCGTCGGCGCCCCGCCCGGCTACGTCGGCTACGAGGAGGGCGGGCAGCTCACGGAGGCGGTGCGGCGCCGGCCGTACTCGGTGATCCTGCTGGACGAGGTGGAGAAGGCCCACCCGGACGTCTTCGACATCCTGCTCCAGGTGCTCGACGACGGCCGGCTCACCGACGGCCAGGGCCGCACGGTGGACTTCCGCAACGCGATCCTGATCCTGACCTCCAACCTCGGGTCGTCGGTGATCAGCGACCTGACGCTGGCCGAGGAGCAGCGCCGCGAGGGGGTGCTGGCGGTCGTCCGCTCGCACTTCAAGCCGGAGTTCCTCAACCGGCTGGACGACATCGTGGTCTTCGCCGCCCTGCGGGGTGACGACCTGCGGTCCATCGTGGACATCCAGCTCGACCGGCTGCGGCGTCGACTCGCCGACCGCCGGCTGGGCCTGGAGATCACCGAGGCGGCCCGCGGTTGGCTGGCCGAGCACGGGTACGACCCGATCTACGGTGCCCGCCCACTGCGCCGGCTGGTGCAGTCGGCCATCGGCGACCAGCTCGCCAAGGCCCTCCTCGCCGGCCAGATCCGCGACGGCCAGACGGTGAAGGTCGACCTGACCGACACCAAGGACAACCTCACGGT